Below is a genomic region from Henckelia pumila isolate YLH828 chromosome 3, ASM3356847v2, whole genome shotgun sequence.
CTGGCTAGTAAATAAAAATGAATTAACATGAATAACACGtaagaattttaaaatattaatatttactctttgtttcaaggatgatatTGATGAGTTTTGTAACACGTCCATCTATCTCTTTATTTCACGGATATTTCCTCGTCACTATCTTACCTATCACATCtggaaaacaaaagaaaaaaaatgattatatttaaatttttggtttgataatattacgttaaaaagtaattaaacaataaataaatttgactaACCAAAAAGTATCTTCTCATCCACCACTTTTTGGTTTTTCAACTCTCCAAATGATTTGAATTCATACATATAGGACGGAAATGTTTCTTCAAAAATCTCACAGACGCGAGAATTCTTAACCAaaaatttgtatttattttgtGTTGTTTTGTAAAACATGTGATTTTGAACAATTATAATATCTTTACAAGAAAACAAATGTCCCTCTTTAACAATTTGTCTAAACTTGTCCATAACCGTATTTGTGATCGTCCCATGAATGCGTGAACCCTGTAAAATAAGACAGGTATAcagtttatatttatatttctaATGTTTCAGCAAGAAAACAAACAATTATATTGCTAAATTTTACCTCACGATCGTGGAAGACACATTATATACTGAAAATTTCGTTTTTCTTTGACTTTTGTTAATATAGATGAACTAAACGCAGCTTCATAGCACATAAACTCATGGCTGGAAAAATCTCACTGATTGCGCTGAAGATGGGTgtcatttatcaaaatctcgGTTGAGCTGAAACATAACATGAGATGAAAAAAGAAAATCGGTTTGCTTTGATTATTTTCAAAGCAAATGTTTAGCTTTATATTATTCTATATGGATTGATTagcatatttaaaaaatttaaattaaatatgatcttGTATGGATTTTtgtttgttaaaaatttaaattttaaatatcttgTTAAAATGagttttaagattttttttaaaatgtattatCTTGGAAGTATTCGAATTACAACGTGAAATGGCACTGAAAATCATGctaattgtgttttttttttcaaacaaatATTTAGTTTTATATTAATCTATGGATTGATTACTGAATTTAAGATATTTAAATTCAACATGatcttggaatggatttttgtttgttaaaaatttaaaattttaaatatcatgttaaaatgatttttcagatttttttttaaaatgtattatCTTGGAACTTATTGAATTATAACGTGAAATGGATCTAAAAATCATGCTGATTGTTTTTTTTCAAGCAAATACttagttttatattaatatatggATTGATtggtaaatttaaaaaaattaaattcaacaTGATCTTGAAATGGATTGttgatagaaaaaaaaatttaatatttttattatcttgTCAACGGctgttaatttattattttctcacaatataatccttaaataaatttaaagtaATAGATCAAATTTATTCTTATCCAGCAACATTTTTTTTACTTCAAAAGGCAAAAATATGGGTTATTTATTATCTCATAATAAtttatgttaatattttttcaatgcAAAATTTATGCAATATTTCGATACTTAGTAACCTGCTTTGGGCGggaaaaattttgttttcttattttagcatattttcttgtttttatatatatatagatttgtgACTTAAAAATAGATGATATGTTATTCCTAATACCATTGTTTATGGTGTTTCTATGTGTCGTCAACATCAAGACAAACACTTGTGTAAGATCGTCTTATGAATCCACGTCCGTGAGACGGTCAATCCGAGTAAAAGAAATACCCGGTCCATGAGGCAATCGGACCTAATGCAGACTTTATCGCCTCTCTCGCCATTTTCTAATAGCGCATCTCTTCACCATTTATAATCCTCGATTTGTCGCCTGATTCATGCCGACCTCCATCTTCGTTTCACCAAATCATGGCAGATTCTCATTCTCTGCTCCATGTCGAATCGATGGGTCCGAGCATAGAAGCTCGCCGACAACTTTGAAGAAAGGTTAGAATTTTTCTCTTTCTAAATTGATTTGCTATGTAAATAATGTAATATTTCAGGTCATTGGCTAGATTTTGACTGTTTTATAATGTCATTTCAGTTCCATTCTTCGTCTTCAATGGTGAAAAGTTTTGATTTGGTTGAATTTTCATATCCGTCCCAGTTAATTAGCTTTGTTGTTTGTGTTTGAAGTATTTTAGGACTGATTTTTGTTGATTTGATCCAAATGAAGGTTTATTGTGCTATTTTTCCCTTTCCTATCAGCATTGTGTTAAGCTCAGGAATTTGGTCGAATAAATTTATGGTCACCTGGAAATGGTTTCTCGTTGACATGATTATTCGGCATAAACACAGTTACTTGATCGCGAATGAAATTATTTTGCTGGATGTACGTTGTTTGTGACAGTCTTTTGTGTTTGTGGCAACTATAGGACTCATtgctttgattttgttgttgattcATTAACGTTGCTGAAAATCTGTTGTCTTAATTTAGATCTTCAAAGATCTTTTGTTTCTCTTTGGGAATTCTCAGTTTAAACAAATATGAGCTGTTTGCCGTTTTCCCTTTATGAACGACAAACAAATTGTCCGGATTGAGTGCGATGATACAGACACAAATTATCATATTTCAGGGGTTCTGTTGATTGGTTTTGATCTACCAaggttccaaaaaaaaaatgctttcATAGAACTAATTCCAATAACTATAGGGTTCTGAACGCACAGGGGCTTTTATCCAATGGCCCTCTCTCAGATGAGaaagtttgaaatttttatgggcaATTCTATAAAGTCACAAGTGTGCCCCCCCTCCGACTTTCTGGATCCGTCCCTCAATAATCCCAATTTCCATGCTTAGCCATCTAAATCGTTGCCTCCCATACAAGTTTAGTTCTCCTCGTTTCATCTTCTCCTTGGGTTTTAATagacttattttaaacaaaagcTTTCCCAATCCATGTCCAACACCAAATGTGGCCCTCAAGACGAGGAGTCGGAAGGATGCCGGGATGCAGACTATGCTCTCATCCTTAAACTTGTGGCGATTGCGGCGATTCTTGCTGCAGGAGTTTGTGGTGTGGCCATTCTTATATTCGGCAAGAAACCCCGAATAGATGAAGGGTACTCTGATTCTGAGAAGGGTGTAAAGATGAAAGACAAAAACAATAGAGATGACAACTTGGTTAAGGTTGACCGGGATTCAGTATATGGTGAGAAGCGCAAAGGTTCGGGCCAGATTAGAGAAGGGAAACAAGTttaaaaaattgattatttgaggGTGGTTGCTCCCTGCTGACTATTGTGTTTATGTAGAAACAATAACCCTAGAAAGGAGTAGACAACATTGTACTTGTTTTTGTTCCCTTCTTACAACATTGTACTTGTTTTTGTTCCCTTTTTACGACAGATTTTCCTGTACATGATGAGTCATTTCGATCCTGAATTTGACAAAGAACTCGAGAAGAGGACATGAAGGAGAAGATAATGTTTCATTGATACGAGTAAACATCATGATGTCTTAAAAAACGGTGAGGAGAGATGATTCATATCAAGAAGTGACCGTGTCAAGGATGTGAAAAATATAGACGCGATCGACTTGGCTGTCGGTGTTGGGGCTGGGCTACTCTTCGATTCTCTGGCTGGAAAAGATGAACATAAGATGAAAGAAGATGGCGTGAGCTGTGATGAAACGATGTAAGCGGCCTGTGTAATTCCCCAACAACAAGATTTCCAGCTGTTTCTGTAAAAATGTAATCTTTCTTTGAAGTTTTTGAAATAGCTCAAAGGTTTCAAGTATCTCGTGGATAACATCATTAAAATTTGACATAGCCTAATTTTTTGCTGTCAAATCCAATTTAGCATATCCTATTAATTAGGCCAGTCCTTACCACCTGCAACCAAAATCGGGAAAATGAGGGATATGGACCCCgtcttgtttttatttgagaaaatagACCtcagaatgaaaaaaaaaattttacccTTAAGTAAAAATCTTaagttgaataaaaaaaaatccaaaatgaGATACAAACCATTTTAACACTCGTCGACTCGGTAAATGATTTCTCGACTGATGTAATTAACTGGTTTACTGCAATTTCAATTTTCCCTCTGTCTGCTTTTCAATTTTTAACGGAACCCTATTGAACGGCCGTTGAAGCCCTCCTTCATCGTCGTCATAGCTCCTTTACTCCCCGTAACCTCTTTCGTTCTCGACAAGCAGCATTGCAGCAATGGAAGAGGAAAACGTTTCTGTAAGTCATCAAGAAACCTAGGTTTTTCTATTTTCATATGTTTGTCCATTCCTAGGGAAACAGTAGTACAGTCATAGTAGATTTCGACAATTTCCGAATGTTTTGTTTCATATCTCGACTTATGTTCTAATGAATGTCGACTGTATTACTTAGCACGTTGATATGAATCTCTACTGCATTACGTTGGACGAATCTCGACTATGTGCCGCCGATTTGCTTCATATATCGACTGATGAAGTTATGAATCTCGACTGTATTACTTACCAGGAATTATCGACCATTTCCCCACCGATTTCTTTCTTAACTCGACTGTATCATATTTTAATATCGACTGATTCATTTAActtattattttgatatttacttttttttaaaacatttattgCTTCTGATTTCAGTCGTAATTAGGTATTCATTGATTTAATACATTTTCAGGTTGTTCTTAAAAGGAAAGGGTTCAAAGTTGATCGTTTTTCTTGCAAACTGACTACATTGGGACGGTACGTAGATGTTTCTGAAAAGATAATGAAGTATCTTAATCCGGCCGAGATGGAAGTCATGATGAGCAGAACACAATTTGGTCACCTGATATGTAGTGCAAATTGTTATAAATTGTTTGGGAGTTTGTTATGGTATTTGATAAGTAGGCAGACATTAGACTCACCGAAAAATGAATTCTGGATGGTGATTCGAAAGAGACCTATaagattttcaaaactagagTTTTGTTTGATCTCAGGACTTAACTGCTCCAAAGATATTTCTGAGATTCCAATGAATTTAGATTTTAAAGCTAGACATTTTGGGGATATGGATGTGGTCTTTGTGCGGAACTTGGAGGATAGGCTTGGTGTGTTGAGCAGCGAGGGCGGTGATGAGGTCAATCTTGAGAAGTTAAAACTAGTGTGCCTTCTTTTTGTCGCTGGTGTTCTGTTGACCAAGAGAACTTGGCAATCTGTGACCGTGGGCACCGAGTGGCTTAGGTTAGTGGAAGACTTTGATGTTTTTAATAGATATCCTTGGGGGTCTTACGCATATGATGTAGTCCTTGCTAGCTTGCGGTCGATGAATTTAAGTGACAAATTGAAAGAAAGGAATGAAAAAAAACAGAATTCGCTCACATACACCATTGCAGGTTTCATCAATCCATTACAAGTAAGAAGTCATCTTGATTTGTCATTTTTTGTAATAATATCATTTGagtcatatttttttattaaatagaaATGTTATATAATTGCAGATCCTGTCCTACGAATGCATATCTGGCATTGTGGACAGTTTTGCAACTCATTTAGATGAGGCTGGTCTACCACTTCCGCGTATGTGTCGTTGGAGCACGAAGGACTGGAGCAGCAAGAATGCTCCTAAGAAGGAAGAAATTAATTTATACTTCAAATCCCTTGACAATGTAAGTAAAGTAATTGTTTTGTCTCTTAGATATATGGTATTCATTCATAAATCCATTACTCACATTAAATTATGAGTATTACTTGTAGGCGGTCATTGTCGGGATCTTTGCTCCCATTGACGAGGAGCGTATGTCAGCACACTTCAGCACTAGAATATTTGAAGACCCTTCTCCAGATCATGTGATTGATCAAATCGTTGATTTTATGGCCCAGGGGAAGAAGGTGTACTGCTGCCAGCGTCCCCCTTCCCGTTTTGTTCATACACCGGATGTGAATATTCCTCCGGGGAACCCACCATCACACATCCATGATCGGTCACCTGATACCCAAAATGAGATGGCAAACCCTCTGGTGTCCAATAGCCCCAATAATTCCACGATCCCGCCACCATCTCAAATCAATGACAGTGGCTTGCAGCCGCCTAAGCCAAATGAAATTCAGATGTTAGGAGACATGATGTGTGCCATGCAGACATCCATTGATTTCATGGGGACGGTGATGCAAACTTCAATGAACGAGATGCGAGCCGAGTTTGCTGAGGTGCGAGGTGAGGTTGTTGAGATGCGTGGTGAGTTTGCTGATATGAGACAGAAGATGACAGAGTTGGAAGATATATTGCGAGCCCATCTTGCTGTCTTTTCTAGTAGCACTCAGCAGCAGCCAAAACCTCACCAGTCACGTAtgaatttgttttgtttgtgttcAAATACCATACCATTCTTCTGAATCCTAACAACACGCTAAAatgacatgtttatttattattctaTACAGAAGAAATGTCTTCCAATGAGGGAAGAGAGAAGGATCCTCAGTCACCACCTCACCATGAACCACGTACGTGTTTGTCATGTTAGAATCCCTTACTTTTTTGTACTCCGAACAACATTCTTAGATCAATTGCATCTTTCGATCCTTAATGTCAAATTCCTTACCCTTTTTGTGATCCTAACAACATACTAAAATCACTTGTGTTAATCTTTGACGATTAGTCGTCACTCCGGCTAATGCGGAGCTTGGATCCCGGACAGTTGAAGAAACGGATGTTGATGCAGATCCGAAGTCACCCCCACATTTTGAGCCATGTATGTGTTCCGACGTATTAGAATCTCCAAGTTTTCtgtgattctaacaacatcctaaAATCACTTCTTGTAATATTTGATCACTAGTCGTCAGTCAGGCAAAAAATCATGAAGAAGTGGCTGCAGATTCTACACTGCAATTACGACGAACACCACCTACCGGTATGGTTTAAGTCCTGAATTAAATATGGTTTGGGCCATTTATTTCATCTAGTtgacttttttatttatttttctatacAGAAGGAATGTCTTCTAATGAGGTAAGAGAGAAGGATCCTCAGTCACCACCTCAGCATGAACCATGTACGTGTTCGTCATGTTAGAATCCCTTAATTTTTTGTACTCCGAACAACATTCTTAGATCAATTGCATCTTTCGATCCTCAATCTCAAATTCCTTACCCTTTTTGTGATCCTCACAACATACTAAAATCACTTGTGTTAATCTTTGACGATTAGTCGTCACTCCGGCTAATGCGGAGCTTGGATCCCGGACAGATGAAGAAGCGGTTGCAGGTAGTACAATGCAATTTCGACGACCACCACCTACCGGTATGGTTCAAGTCCTTAATTAAATATGGTTTGGGCCATTTATTACATGTAGAtgactattttatttattccaaTGTGTTTAAGAATACTGTGTTGAGGATGAGCCGAAGATGATTGTATTCAGTCGCCTGACACCCGAGCGCAGGAGGAAGGTGCTGAGATCATCTGCCGTTTCAACCCCCTTTCACGCNNNNNNNNNNNNNNNNNNNNNNNNNNNNNNNNNNNNNNNNNNNNNNNNNNNNNNNNNNNNNNNNNNNNNNNNNNNNNNNNNNNNNNNNNNNNNNNNNNNNTTGCTCCGGATCTGCTGGTTTGCGGTTTCTCCCCTTTTCCACGCGGCCTCTGCTGTATAGTTACTCCCCAGCTGATCGTGACTTCTGGACATATTTCTAGCGTAGATATGATCTTTAGTCCAGTCCTGGATGATGCCAGCCACTCTCTCGCGCCTCAGTGTCGGATTTGGATTTTACTGAGCTCGGGCTGTGGATATCTGCTGGATTTTTGCTGCTCAGGATGATTGCTGTAGATGACTTAGTTAGTTGTCTAGGTTTTTTGTTTGTATTTATTTCTTTCCTAGGGTTGTTTTGGTTGTTTTTTTGCCGTTACCCTAGCTGCTCTGATGTTACTATTACCTCTGTATAGCCTTTtggggaggtcttggcctagtccccctccTCCTTTAGGTTTTACTTGTCTcgctcttttatttttttatatactggTAGGGATCTGCCTAACCCCCCCGCTTCCGGCGGTGTttccttccaaaaaaaaaaaaaaaaaaaccctaaaccctaaattcCACTATTATGAAATTTGTTCCATGGAGATTGTATCATATTATTTCAAAGGTTATGATTGTGATTATTCGAAtttataaacatgattacatccCTATCATAATGTAAGATTAAGATTAGAGCAACATTTGGTAGAGAATAAAGTATGGTTCTCACCATTGGATTAAGATTGGAATCATCATGTGCGTCCAGAATCTATTCAATATAATATGATACAACATGATTTGACCCATATTAAACACAGAGGATGCCCACGCTACCGTCTCGACCGCTGTCCGACCGAATATAATGATTGATCGACCGAATATATTTGCATGTCGTCCCCTTCACGTTGAGCTTTAAATAGGCTCTGTTTTGACTTCTATTTCCCCAAAATTTGATTGTGCTTAACCATAGTCCTCTGACCTCTCCTATCTAACAAGCATCGACCTCAAGAATAAAATACCATATGCAATTTTATCTGAGATTACGATACAATTCAATAATCAAAGATATGCTAAAAGTTTACTAAAAACTTGAgagaaagtatatatatatttatttgtccTGCTTGAGAGAAaagaaaatatgttttttttaatttttatggaaaaccatcatatataaataaatttggtTATTAAACTTAACCAATTGGGTTATGATTATGAATTACACGTTATTGCTTACGATTATGATTAAGATTACAGTATTACGtaatatgtatatgttattAACCAGTCGGCGTCTATGTAATAGGCGACTGATCATTATTTGGTTGTCGACTGTTGAAAACTTGATATGCTAACGTGATCGATTGATATTTATTAGAAGGCCACGTGACAATCCTGTGAATATTTGTACTTTACATTGCTATATAACCTCGAATACCGTGAAAGTAAAATAGTGATAAAGAATCGAATCCAGACTCATTAGCGTGTCTTTTTGGGGTTGCACGCTTGAACTTGTCGGGTTTCACCGGACCCGCAATAAGATGCCCTAAACCCCAAATAAttctaaaccctaaaccctaaaccctaagaGGGAACATTTCtatgttaaatttttattacCAAATACTCCGAAATTGAGAATGAAATGGTTGTTATATTGTAATAATCATCTGTTTTTGTTTTCCCAAGGATTAAGTTTTGCCAAGAGTCGACATGGAATGTTGGGCGCGATCATATGGTTTGAATCATTAAAAGAAGAGTTTACCTGCTACGCTAAGGATATATCTAAAACTTTAAAAgcgtttcaaaaatatttttttttttttcatgctaCCTTCAAATTTTGTGCTAGTTGTCAGGGTTGAATCAAGCCTAACTCTATGATCTTAATTGTACCGCCAAACTTACCATATATTTACAAGGGTTGCTAtcacaaataaaaacacaaatacatcaaaatatttagatGTGTAGCCCAGTTGGTAAGataacataatttttattgcCATCATTTCATCAAAGCAAACCCCGATTTTTTCCACAATTCCCATTTTATCAAATGATCTAATGGCCTAGTGGCAAGAGTGATATCTCAATACCAATTGGTTTAGAGAGCAAAAAATTAAATCCTTTTTTTTCGtgtgtgtatttttttttccaacatGTATAGGTTTAAAAAGTCCCTGTTAAGATTGACATCACCTCTGTTTCCATCGATTTAGCATATCTATAATTAGTCTAGTGGCTAAACGCTTTTAAAGTTTTAGATATATCCTATGCGTAGCTGGTAAACTCTTCTTTTAATGATTCAAACCTCCCAATTTTATTCTGgatgcgatcataccagcactaatgcaccggatcccatcaaaacTCCGAAGTTAATTGTCCATGCGGTGCCAAGAGTCGACATGGAATGCATTTAGATGTGTAGCCCAGTTGGTAAGATAACATAATTTGAGGCCTCCACCTGGGTCCTTCAAGCTCAATGTGGATGGGAGCTCGAGAGGTAACCCGGGTGAGTCGTccatggggggggggggggttgtcCGGGATTCTTCTGGCAGGGTCTTGGCGTTTTTTAGTGAGTTCATTGGTTTGGGGTCCAATGTCCGTGCAGAACTCTGGGCGATTTGGAGGGGTATTCTTCTCTGTTCTGACCTTAAGCCTTTTTACCCTTTGGATTGAGACTGACTCCCAGATTGCCATTCAGATTCTTAGATCTCGGAGGTGCCGCTAGGATTTGGACCATATTGTTTCGAGGACGCGTGTTTTGGTGCAGAATAGGCCGGTTCATTTCTCGCATATCTATCGGGAA
It encodes:
- the LOC140889370 gene encoding uncharacterized protein, coding for MKYLNPAEMEVMMSRTQFGHLICSANCYKLFGSLLWYLISRQTLDSPKNEFWMVIRKRPIRFSKLEFCLISGLNCSKDISEIPMNLDFKARHFGDMDVVFVRNLEDRLGVLSSEGGDEVNLEKLKLVCLLFVAGVLLTKRTWQSVTVGTEWLRLVEDFDVFNRYPWGSYAYDVVLASLRSMNLSDKLKERNEKKQNSLTYTIAGFINPLQILSYECISGIVDSFATHLDEAGLPLPRMCRWSTKDWSSKNAPKKEEINLYFKSLDNAVIVGIFAPIDEERMSAHFSTRIFEDPSPDHVIDQIVDFMAQGKKVYCCQRPPSRFVHTPDVNIPPGNPPSHIHDRSPDTQNEMANPLVSNSPNNSTIPPPSQINDSGLQPPKPNEIQMLGDMMCAMQTSIDFMGTVMQTSMNEMRAEFAEVRGEVVEMRGEFADMRQKMTELEDILRAHLAVFSSSTQQQPKPHQSQEMSSNEGREKDPQSPPHHEPLVTPANAELGSRTVEETDVDADPKSPPHFEPFVSQAKNHEEVAADSTLQLRRTPPTEGMSSNEVREKDPQSPPQHEPFVTPANAELGSRTDEEAVAGSTMQFRRPPPTEYCVEDEPKMIVFSRLTPERRRKVLRSSAVSTPFHVQLSGPFSEFLELVCSPVACFASSG